The Impatiens glandulifera chromosome 3, dImpGla2.1, whole genome shotgun sequence genome contains a region encoding:
- the LOC124930172 gene encoding transcription factor MYB92-like, translating to MGRSPCCDESGLKKGPWTPEEDQKLVNYIKENGHGSWRALPKLAGLNRCGKSCRLRWTNYLKPDIKRGKFSQDEEEMILHLHSFLGNKWSAIATHLPGRTDNEIKNFWNTHLKKKLIQMGFDPMTHRPRTDIFTSLSNLITLANLRGLIEGHQLTWEEQQASQTAKLQYLHHLLQPPQLNTDNIEAYNLANSLSSMSSLLLPSTNIPSIHESIPFSHMPELKIADIGVNMTALAKDKMVQASPELSVLSQIDNSPNSPWLPSTSSPCQPLTTFQTSMPSMEDMSSACYQGQGAITSSSYWPDDLLEDPLMFHDIDG from the exons ATGGGAAGGTCTCCTTGTTGTGATGAAAGTGGGCTAAAGAAAGGTCCTTGGACTCCTGAAGAAGATCAAAAACTGGtcaattatattaaagaaaatggCCATGGAAGCTGGAGAGCCCTCCCTAAACTTGCTG GTCTCAATAGATGTGGAAAGAGTTGCAGATTGAGATGGACAAATTATTTGAAACCAGACATTAAGAGAGGAAAGTTTTCTCAAGATGAAGAGGAAATGATTCTCCACCTCCATTCTTTTCTCGGGAACAA ATGGTCTGCAATTGCAACACATCTACCCGGACGAACCGATAATGAGATCAAGAATTTCTGGAATACCCATCTAAAAAAGAAGTTAATCCAAATGGGTTTTGACCCAATGACCCATAGGCCTCGAACTGACATCTTCACTAGTTTGTCCAATCTTATAACCCTAGCCAACCTTCGAGGACTAATAGAAGGACATCAATTAACATGGGAAGAACAACAAGCCAGTCAAACGGCTAAACTCCAGTATCTCCACCATCTTCTTCAACCACCTCAACTCAACACGGATAATATTGAAGCTTATAATCTCGCGAACTCACTTTCTTCAATGTCCTCTCTATTACTCCCATCTACAAACATCCCTTCAATTCATGAATCAATCCCTTTTTCCCATATGCCCGAGCTGAAGATTGCCGATATAGGCGTTAACATGACAGCTCTAGCCAAAGACAAGATGGTTCAAGCTTCTCCCGAACTTAGTGTTCTAAGCCAAATCGATAATTCTCCCAACTCTCCATGGCTACCCTCGACTTCATCTCCATGTCAACCTCTGACAACTTTTCAGACTTCTATGCCATCTATGGAAGACATGTCGAGTGCATGCTACCAAGGACAAGGAGCCATTACTTCATCATCGTATTGGCCGGATGATCTTCTCGAGGATCCATTAATGTTCCATGACATTGATGGTTAG